From one Formosa sediminum genomic stretch:
- a CDS encoding FAD-dependent oxidoreductase, whose translation MSKIYNVGIIGGGVSGVVIALELAKYGINNILFEQEQSVVNGPPFCHLHAGGNLYPDISDEQCRLLMKQSIEMARLFPQSIDERPTFISIPKTEKYTVENIQSRLDMLVDYYKSLIQEDPKNKILGDPKDYYKIYSKTDLNTLVDLPTVKRPITADQWMTNAIKLVDYKQLKTPVILVQEYGWNLFRLAAQAQLALNKSEHCNLKTNTFVTDIKDVRTLNLEHNWEICTADAVYNVKYLVNSSGFKTGTIDESLHINSERLIEFKAAYVSKWHPIPGLIPELIFHGERGTPHGMAQLTPYCDSYYQIHGMTENITLFKNGLVQSKADMVQPEFNDGITQKLQHDWDANEIKIRTENAIEFVGKYIPSFTTATVGGPPMYGAQQISGDDPSLRVGEVRFPSKCYARSEIIKASSALTVANQIIDNIEDEGIVTKITNHIKTNALLDSINTQDIDLLAKQLAEERGYPGALSKLVIEKNKINNDIT comes from the coding sequence ATGAGTAAAATTTACAATGTTGGTATTATAGGTGGTGGTGTTTCTGGTGTTGTAATAGCACTTGAATTAGCTAAATATGGCATAAATAATATTTTGTTTGAGCAAGAACAAAGTGTGGTTAACGGCCCACCGTTTTGTCATTTACATGCTGGCGGAAATCTCTATCCAGATATATCTGATGAGCAATGCCGTTTACTCATGAAGCAGTCTATAGAGATGGCTAGGCTATTTCCACAATCTATAGATGAAAGGCCAACGTTTATTAGTATTCCTAAAACAGAAAAGTATACCGTAGAAAATATACAAAGCCGTCTGGATATGCTGGTAGATTACTACAAATCTCTCATTCAAGAAGATCCTAAAAATAAAATTTTAGGTGACCCAAAGGATTACTATAAAATATATTCTAAAACCGACTTAAATACCTTAGTAGATCTGCCTACAGTTAAACGCCCAATCACTGCAGACCAATGGATGACTAATGCCATTAAATTAGTAGATTATAAACAACTTAAAACACCTGTAATCTTAGTCCAAGAATATGGTTGGAATTTATTTAGATTAGCTGCTCAAGCTCAATTGGCTTTAAATAAATCAGAACATTGTAATTTAAAAACCAATACATTTGTTACAGACATTAAAGATGTAAGAACTTTAAATCTGGAACATAATTGGGAAATTTGTACAGCAGATGCAGTATATAATGTGAAATATCTGGTTAACTCAAGCGGATTTAAAACAGGCACTATTGATGAATCTTTACATATTAACTCCGAACGTTTAATAGAATTTAAAGCCGCTTATGTCTCTAAATGGCACCCCATTCCGGGTTTGATTCCTGAGCTTATTTTTCATGGTGAACGTGGAACACCTCATGGTATGGCTCAATTAACGCCTTATTGTGATTCATATTATCAAATTCATGGTATGACAGAGAATATCACGCTGTTTAAAAACGGATTAGTACAATCTAAAGCAGATATGGTGCAACCTGAATTTAACGATGGAATTACTCAAAAATTACAACACGATTGGGATGCAAATGAAATTAAAATTAGAACAGAAAATGCAATAGAATTTGTTGGAAAATATATCCCATCATTTACCACCGCAACCGTAGGAGGACCACCAATGTATGGAGCCCAGCAAATCTCTGGAGACGATCCCAGTTTACGTGTAGGCGAAGTACGTTTCCCTAGTAAATGCTATGCGAGAAGTGAAATTATTAAAGCTTCTTCTGCCCTAACAGTCGCCAATCAAATCATTGATAATATTGAGGATGAAGGTATTGTTACAAAAATCACTAACCACATTAAAACCAATGCATTACTTGACAGCATCAATACACAAGATATTGATCTTCTAGCAAAACAATTGGCTGAAGAACGCGGATATCCAGGGGCACTCTCTAAATTAGTTA
- a CDS encoding phosphoglycolate phosphatase, producing the protein MVNFKDKDLIIFDFDGTLINSIPDLTLAINKMLAHYNAPPLTIEDVTPFIGNGAKPLVKRAIIRAMPDTDLSDTFLEEAFNVYFSAYKAETCKDTFMYPGVLETLKYLKSKGYTLVICTNKPYGFIAPILETLGIKDYFKTWVGEDSLPKKKPDALPLLHLVETMQTTVAKSVMVGDSKNDILAAQHAKMDSIGVSYGYNYNENIADYNPTVVANQFADLQDLF; encoded by the coding sequence ATGGTGAATTTCAAAGATAAAGACCTTATTATATTTGATTTTGATGGTACATTAATTAATAGTATTCCAGATTTAACTTTGGCTATTAATAAAATGTTAGCACACTATAATGCACCTCCATTAACTATTGAAGATGTAACACCTTTTATAGGAAATGGCGCAAAGCCGTTAGTAAAACGCGCTATAATACGTGCTATGCCTGATACCGATTTATCTGATACATTTTTAGAGGAAGCCTTTAACGTCTATTTTTCTGCCTACAAAGCGGAAACTTGTAAAGACACTTTCATGTATCCAGGAGTTTTAGAGACTTTAAAGTATTTAAAAAGCAAAGGCTATACTTTAGTGATTTGTACCAATAAACCGTATGGATTTATAGCTCCCATACTAGAGACTCTAGGAATTAAAGATTATTTTAAAACTTGGGTTGGAGAAGATTCTTTACCTAAGAAAAAACCTGATGCTTTACCACTTTTACATTTAGTTGAAACCATGCAAACCACTGTTGCTAAAAGTGTAATGGTTGGAGACTCTAAAAATGATATTTTAGCGGCACAACATGCAAAAATGGATAGTATTGGTGTAAGTTATGGTTATAACTATAACGAAAATATTGCAGATTACAATCCTACAGTGGTAGCAAATCAATTTGCAGACTTACAAGATCTATTTTAA
- a CDS encoding Bax inhibitor-1/YccA family protein, which produces MALFKSKNPALKAEIFTKAKTLNPAHIESVMTINGTVNKTALLGIIVLAAAMVTWNMYQENLDLGRIQPYILTGSLAAFGVAVIIIYKKTLAPYLAPIYCALQGLAIGGLSALMEERFPGIVIQAILLTFGILFSLLTIYKLGIIKATENFKLVIASATSGIALYYIISVFGSFFGFNLPFIHDNSISGILFSLFVVIIAALNLVVDFDFIEKGAELKAPKYMEWYAAFGLMVTLIWLYLEILRLLGKSKSRD; this is translated from the coding sequence ATGGCCCTTTTTAAATCTAAAAACCCTGCTTTAAAAGCTGAAATTTTCACAAAAGCTAAAACCTTAAATCCTGCACATATAGAATCTGTTATGACTATTAATGGTACCGTTAACAAAACGGCCTTATTAGGTATAATTGTACTCGCTGCCGCTATGGTGACTTGGAATATGTATCAAGAAAATTTAGATTTAGGTCGTATCCAACCCTATATACTAACGGGCTCATTAGCAGCATTTGGAGTAGCTGTAATTATAATTTACAAAAAAACTTTAGCTCCTTACCTTGCTCCTATATATTGTGCATTACAAGGCTTAGCCATTGGTGGATTATCTGCCTTAATGGAAGAAAGATTTCCTGGTATAGTTATACAAGCTATACTATTAACTTTTGGCATACTCTTTAGTTTGCTAACTATTTACAAACTAGGTATTATTAAAGCAACAGAGAACTTCAAACTTGTTATAGCTTCTGCAACATCAGGAATAGCGCTGTATTATATTATCTCTGTATTTGGAAGTTTCTTTGGGTTTAACCTTCCATTTATACACGATAATTCTATAAGTGGCATTCTATTTTCTTTATTTGTTGTTATTATTGCAGCCTTAAATTTAGTAGTAGATTTCGATTTTATAGAGAAAGGAGCTGAATTAAAAGCTCCAAAATACATGGAATGGTATGCCGCATTTGGGTTAATGGTAACTCTAATTTGGCTTTATCTAGAAATTTTAAGGTTACTAGGTAAATCAAAAAGTAGAGATTAA
- a CDS encoding cytochrome-c peroxidase produces MKLIIRNIALLLILSGCSEDQSEPVSYINPEITLNIPFGFPEFNSAVYTNVPTTYGVALGEKLFHEKKLSTDNTISCANCHMQEHAFADHNEKAIGIESRIGLRNPPPIQNMAFMNFYNWDGSKLQLEKQPLVPIITYEEMDSSILEVIAKLEADGTYEELFNKAFNGEGITADNIYNSIAQYEYTLISANSKYDKIKRNEGETFTADEAAGYAVFQDKCISCHSTELFTDQSFRNIGFPLNPDSEEGGRARVTLQTDDYMSFRVPSLRNIAYTAPYGSFGQFKTLKEVLDYLDAGVLDADNLDPILKANNNRIPLTETEKNNLISFLNTLSDETFITP; encoded by the coding sequence ATGAAACTCATTATAAGAAATATTGCTTTACTCTTAATCTTATCTGGATGTAGTGAGGACCAATCTGAACCTGTTTCTTATATAAATCCAGAAATTACTCTTAATATTCCATTTGGGTTCCCCGAATTTAACAGCGCAGTTTACACCAATGTCCCAACAACCTATGGTGTAGCATTGGGAGAAAAACTATTTCATGAAAAAAAGCTTAGTACAGATAATACTATATCTTGTGCAAACTGCCATATGCAAGAACATGCTTTTGCAGATCATAACGAGAAAGCAATAGGTATTGAAAGTAGAATTGGACTTCGTAATCCTCCACCTATACAAAATATGGCTTTTATGAATTTTTACAATTGGGATGGAAGTAAACTTCAATTAGAAAAACAACCGCTAGTACCAATTATAACTTATGAAGAAATGGACTCGTCTATTTTAGAAGTTATAGCCAAACTCGAAGCCGATGGCACTTATGAAGAACTGTTTAACAAAGCGTTTAATGGTGAAGGTATTACTGCCGATAATATTTACAATAGTATTGCTCAATACGAGTATACCTTAATCTCTGCAAATAGTAAATATGATAAGATAAAACGCAATGAAGGTGAAACATTTACAGCAGATGAAGCTGCAGGCTATGCCGTATTTCAAGACAAATGTATAAGTTGCCATAGTACAGAATTATTTACAGATCAAAGTTTTAGAAACATTGGTTTTCCTCTAAATCCAGATTCTGAAGAAGGTGGTCGTGCTCGAGTAACTTTACAAACAGACGATTATATGAGTTTTCGTGTTCCCTCTTTACGTAACATTGCTTACACTGCGCCTTATGGAAGTTTCGGTCAGTTTAAAACACTTAAGGAAGTATTAGATTATTTAGATGCAGGTGTTTTAGATGCCGACAACTTAGACCCTATTTTAAAAGCAAACAATAATCGCATTCCGCTTACAGAAACAGAAAAAAACAATTTAATTTCATTTTTAAATACTTTAAGCGACGAAACCTTCATCACACCATAA
- a CDS encoding DUF922 domain-containing protein has product MKYRFIHALYIIITYIGFTMSVQAQHVKPIQLETEDGIIWTANRKLKTSDFLGKTKSKASGKALTGANIIIIPYTYNNGKYQYQVLAKFYKKLSWINTDSNYILDHEQLHFDIAELFARKMRQEIHLVKQRSGTVLETDYRRIHKTLFQDYINFQKLYDTETKHSTIKDAQQKWNVLIAKKLESLNAYTLNLL; this is encoded by the coding sequence ATGAAATACCGCTTTATACACGCACTTTACATTATAATTACCTATATAGGTTTTACAATGTCTGTGCAGGCACAACATGTTAAACCCATACAATTAGAAACGGAAGATGGTATTATTTGGACAGCTAATAGAAAATTAAAAACATCAGATTTTCTAGGTAAAACAAAATCTAAGGCTTCTGGCAAAGCCTTAACAGGTGCTAATATTATTATAATTCCGTATACGTATAACAACGGGAAATATCAATATCAGGTTTTAGCTAAATTTTATAAAAAACTGTCCTGGATAAATACAGACAGTAATTACATTTTAGACCATGAACAATTACATTTTGACATTGCTGAACTGTTTGCTAGAAAAATGAGGCAAGAAATCCATTTAGTAAAACAACGTTCTGGGACTGTTTTAGAAACGGATTATAGACGGATTCATAAAACATTATTCCAAGACTATATAAATTTTCAAAAATTATACGATACAGAAACTAAACATTCTACAATCAAAGATGCACAACAAAAATGGAATGTTTTGATCGCTAAAAAATTAGAATCTTTAAATGCATATACGTTGAATTTATTGTAA
- a CDS encoding MbnP family protein codes for MKNLKIYALSALALLALVSCSDDDMPVANEVTLEFTNTFSGTTIVLGDATSTEATVNTSDAGQEHHFEELKYVISNIRLIKTDGTEIPYNTNNLDTGATVIDQSKEETLQYILSDIPTDEYSQIKFGLGVRSDLNTLDQVSFPEFYATAGANDTQMHWEWGTGYRFTKIEGFYDADNKELSFHSGSTVEGEEGSYTQGVDAYRDITLDLPTTAIVGSNGPTIKIEADFDYLLSGNSYTITLVTTDDITNNATPSAHTATEMEKFVDNIGGNGSTDLTGMFSIIEVEN; via the coding sequence ATGAAAAATCTAAAAATTTATGCCCTATCTGCTTTAGCGTTATTAGCTTTAGTTTCTTGTAGTGACGATGATATGCCTGTGGCAAACGAAGTTACTTTAGAATTTACAAATACATTTTCTGGAACTACAATAGTGTTAGGAGATGCGACTTCTACAGAAGCCACTGTGAACACTTCAGACGCAGGTCAAGAACATCATTTTGAAGAATTAAAATATGTTATTAGTAACATTCGTTTAATTAAAACAGATGGAACAGAAATTCCATATAACACCAACAATCTGGATACTGGAGCAACTGTTATAGATCAATCTAAAGAAGAAACATTACAGTATATATTAAGTGATATTCCTACAGATGAGTACAGCCAAATAAAGTTTGGATTAGGTGTAAGATCTGATTTAAATACTTTAGACCAAGTTAGTTTCCCTGAATTTTATGCAACTGCTGGAGCTAACGACACTCAAATGCATTGGGAATGGGGAACCGGATATCGTTTTACTAAAATTGAAGGTTTTTACGATGCCGATAACAAAGAGCTATCGTTCCATTCTGGTAGCACTGTAGAAGGTGAAGAAGGTAGCTATACACAAGGTGTAGATGCTTATAGAGATATTACACTAGACTTACCAACTACAGCTATTGTTGGAAGTAACGGACCAACAATTAAAATTGAAGCTGATTTTGATTATTTATTAAGCGGTAACAGTTATACCATTACACTAGTAACTACAGACGATATTACAAATAATGCTACACCAAGCGCACATACAGCTACAGAAATGGAAAAATTTGTAGATAATATTGGCGGTAATGGTAGTACAGACCTTACAGGAATGTTCTCTATTATTGAAGTAGAAAACTAA
- a CDS encoding glycoside hydrolase family 13 protein, translating to MKFKILILSVLFLITGCKQNNEKEHSNLKNETTQTIKKEWWKEAVVYQIYPRSFKDSDGDGIGDIPGIISKLDYLEALGIDVVWLSPHFDSPNADNGYDIRDYRKVMKEFGTIEDFDTLLNGLHERGIKLIIDLVINHSSDEHKWFQESMASKESPYRDYYIWKPGKEGNPPNNWTSFFGGSAWEKAGPDGEYYLHYFAKKQPDLNWENPKLRAEVYDLMRFWLDKGVDGFRMDVIALISKPTDFKDMDVEGLKHPEYTYAYGPRLNEFLKEMNKEVLSNYDVMTVGEAYGGNAEKTLEITDERNNEIDLAFWFDAVRVGRDNFKQNDWTLPEFKKLVKTQSDVSYHNWPTFFLSNHDNPRAVSKFGDDTPEYRIPSAKLLAMLLLTQRGTAFLYQGDEIGMTNYPFTSFDQFDDVEIKGNYDKIIANGESPESYLEDLNKMARDHARTPMQWSDQKQAGFTSGNTTWLGINPNFKAINVEHNLSDSNSIFHFYRKILDIRKNNDNLIYGDYNDIAINHPEIFAYTRTGKNKTYLVVLNMSRSTVDFKINKQYKGYNLVISNLTEELQTIDSQTIKLQPWEARLYVSN from the coding sequence ATGAAATTTAAAATTTTAATTCTTAGTGTGCTTTTTCTTATTACAGGATGTAAACAAAACAACGAAAAAGAACACTCAAATTTAAAAAATGAGACCACTCAAACTATAAAAAAAGAATGGTGGAAGGAAGCAGTCGTATATCAAATTTATCCACGTTCATTTAAAGATTCAGATGGAGATGGTATCGGAGATATTCCTGGCATTATTTCAAAATTGGATTATCTGGAGGCATTGGGAATAGATGTCGTATGGCTAAGTCCACATTTTGATTCTCCAAATGCCGATAATGGTTATGATATTCGAGATTATCGAAAAGTAATGAAAGAATTTGGCACAATAGAAGACTTTGACACTTTACTAAATGGTTTACATGAACGTGGAATAAAACTTATTATAGATTTAGTGATTAATCACTCAAGTGATGAGCATAAATGGTTTCAAGAAAGTATGGCATCAAAAGAGAGTCCATATAGGGATTATTACATTTGGAAACCGGGAAAAGAAGGTAATCCACCAAACAATTGGACTTCATTCTTTGGTGGTTCAGCTTGGGAAAAAGCAGGTCCAGATGGCGAATATTATTTACATTACTTTGCTAAAAAACAACCTGATTTAAATTGGGAAAACCCTAAACTAAGAGCTGAAGTATATGATCTCATGAGATTTTGGCTAGATAAAGGTGTAGATGGTTTTAGAATGGATGTTATCGCTCTTATTTCTAAACCTACAGACTTTAAAGATATGGATGTTGAAGGATTAAAACATCCAGAATATACATACGCATACGGTCCAAGATTAAATGAATTTTTAAAAGAGATGAATAAAGAAGTGCTCTCTAATTATGATGTCATGACTGTGGGTGAAGCTTATGGGGGAAACGCAGAAAAAACATTGGAAATTACTGATGAGCGTAATAATGAAATTGATCTCGCTTTTTGGTTTGATGCCGTGCGCGTGGGTAGAGACAACTTTAAACAAAATGATTGGACTTTACCGGAATTTAAAAAACTTGTAAAAACTCAAAGTGATGTTAGCTACCACAATTGGCCCACTTTTTTTCTATCTAATCATGATAATCCAAGGGCTGTAAGTAAGTTTGGAGACGATACTCCTGAATATAGAATCCCATCTGCAAAATTATTAGCCATGTTATTATTAACTCAGCGAGGTACTGCATTTCTATATCAAGGAGATGAAATTGGGATGACTAATTATCCGTTTACGTCTTTTGATCAATTTGATGATGTAGAAATTAAAGGTAATTACGACAAAATTATAGCCAATGGAGAAAGTCCAGAATCCTATTTAGAAGATTTAAATAAAATGGCTAGAGATCATGCACGTACTCCTATGCAATGGTCAGATCAAAAACAAGCTGGTTTCACTTCTGGAAACACAACTTGGCTTGGGATCAACCCTAATTTTAAAGCAATTAATGTAGAACATAATCTTTCAGATTCAAATTCTATTTTTCATTTTTATCGTAAAATACTCGATATCCGAAAAAATAACGACAATTTAATATATGGAGACTATAATGATATCGCAATAAATCATCCTGAAATTTTTGCATATACAAGAACGGGGAAAAACAAAACTTACTTAGTCGTTTTAAATATGTCCAGATCTACAGTAGATTTTAAAATTAATAAACAATACAAAGGTTATAATTTAGTAATAAGTAACCTCACAGAAGAATTGCAAACTATAGATTCACAAACAATCAAACTACAACCTTGGGAGGCTAGGTTGTATGTAAGTAATTAA
- a CDS encoding glycoside hydrolase family 65 protein, whose product MKKLLKFILLFFVFYGSAQNDGWHITATENSDYTGISIANGRIGLLSSPKPFEIKHIVLNNVYDIDPKHKVSQILHGMNFGNLEMYIDDEKVSEKNITNWSQTLDMKNAALTTSFEYNNKAKISYTMYALRNLQYSAYIDFNVQAKSNINIKVTGKILTPNTFKTPENTFEIIKDNDITMPVLQNKAMSPHNKHYVSTSGTFIWHHINSTNENLRPKLTHNVVSDYENTLSFNTTISKNESLNFSWTGAECTSKNFSDPKSESERMVIYNLLTPKDVLLDQHKSLWHELWQGDIIIEGDLQSQLDARLALYHLYAFSRGDSDLSIAPMGLSLQVPYNGHIFWDTELWMFPPLLMLNQDIARSLVNYRFDRLQAAKERAINYGYKGAMFPWESDDTGEEATPPFALTGPFEHHITADIGIAFWNYYRVTKDKKWLTDKGFPVLKEIADFWISRVKANNDGSYSINNVVGANEYAPNVNDNAFTNGAAITALEYATKAALEIGITPNPKWKLVSEHIKILKLTDGTTKEHEKYKGEIIKQADANLLSYPLNIVRDKENVLKDLIYYEPKLSKNGPAMGKSIFSIIYARLGDVDNAYRLFKDSYIPNMRPPFGALSETTTSNRSYFATGAGGLLQSIIFGFGGLEFTDQGIIQKNPILPKHWKSLTIKGVGLERKTFKIEK is encoded by the coding sequence ATGAAAAAATTACTCAAATTTATACTCCTTTTCTTTGTCTTTTACGGCAGTGCCCAAAACGATGGATGGCATATAACTGCTACAGAAAATTCTGATTATACAGGAATATCTATAGCTAACGGTAGAATTGGTTTATTATCTTCTCCAAAACCTTTTGAAATTAAACATATTGTATTAAATAACGTGTATGATATAGATCCAAAACATAAAGTAAGTCAAATTCTTCATGGCATGAATTTTGGAAATCTAGAGATGTACATTGATGATGAAAAAGTATCTGAAAAAAATATAACCAATTGGTCGCAAACCCTAGATATGAAAAATGCAGCGCTTACTACTAGTTTTGAGTACAATAACAAAGCTAAAATTAGTTATACAATGTATGCACTTCGTAATTTGCAATACTCGGCATATATAGATTTTAATGTGCAAGCAAAATCAAATATCAATATAAAAGTCACCGGTAAAATATTAACACCCAATACATTTAAAACTCCCGAAAATACTTTTGAAATTATAAAGGATAATGACATTACAATGCCAGTATTGCAAAATAAAGCAATGAGCCCTCACAACAAGCATTATGTAAGTACTTCCGGGACTTTTATTTGGCATCATATAAATTCTACAAATGAGAACTTACGTCCTAAATTAACCCATAATGTTGTATCAGATTATGAAAACACTTTATCTTTTAATACGACCATAAGTAAAAATGAAAGCTTAAATTTTTCATGGACAGGTGCAGAATGTACAAGTAAAAATTTTTCTGATCCCAAATCAGAATCAGAGAGAATGGTAATTTATAATTTACTAACACCTAAAGATGTTCTTTTAGATCAGCATAAATCGCTATGGCATGAGTTATGGCAAGGAGATATCATAATTGAAGGAGATTTACAGTCTCAACTAGATGCACGCTTGGCATTATATCATTTGTACGCTTTTAGCCGTGGAGATTCTGATTTAAGTATTGCTCCCATGGGACTTTCATTACAAGTTCCTTATAATGGACATATTTTTTGGGATACAGAACTTTGGATGTTTCCTCCGCTTCTTATGCTAAATCAAGACATTGCACGTTCATTAGTTAATTATAGATTTGATCGCTTACAAGCAGCTAAAGAAAGAGCTATAAACTATGGCTATAAAGGTGCAATGTTTCCTTGGGAAAGTGATGACACAGGCGAAGAAGCTACACCTCCATTTGCACTTACTGGACCTTTTGAGCATCACATTACAGCAGATATAGGTATTGCTTTCTGGAATTATTATCGCGTGACTAAAGATAAAAAATGGCTAACCGATAAAGGATTTCCAGTACTTAAAGAAATTGCAGATTTTTGGATTAGCCGAGTTAAAGCAAATAATGATGGGAGTTATTCTATAAACAATGTTGTTGGCGCTAATGAATATGCACCAAATGTAAATGATAATGCTTTTACTAATGGTGCTGCTATCACAGCTTTAGAATACGCTACTAAAGCAGCCCTTGAGATTGGTATAACACCTAACCCTAAATGGAAATTAGTCTCTGAGCATATAAAAATCTTGAAACTTACAGATGGTACGACTAAAGAACATGAAAAATATAAAGGTGAAATAATTAAACAAGCAGATGCTAATCTACTTTCCTACCCTTTAAATATTGTTAGAGATAAAGAAAATGTATTAAAAGATTTAATTTATTACGAACCAAAATTATCAAAAAATGGTCCTGCTATGGGAAAGTCTATTTTTTCAATTATATATGCTAGACTAGGTGATGTTGATAATGCTTATAGATTATTTAAAGACAGTTACATACCAAATATGCGACCTCCTTTTGGAGCATTATCAGAAACAACTACATCTAATAGATCTTACTTTGCTACTGGTGCTGGGGGATTGTTACAAAGTATAATTTTTGGTTTTGGAGGTTTAGAATTTACAGATCAAGGCATTATTCAGAAAAACCCAATACTTCCTAAACACTGGAAATCGTTAACAATAAAAGGTGTTGGATTAGAACGTAAAACGTTTAAAATAGAAAAATAA